ATCATCAAATTACCCGCCTCTCATAAACATAAAGCCCCCATTCAAGCTGTTGTTGTTTGGTTTTTCTATCTTTTCTTTACTCATGAATCTCCCCAAGGAGTTTATCTTGAATCATATGGTGCAGTTCCTGCCGTAAAAGCTTGTTGCATTCTCAGAAAAGCGCTCTTAGTTTATAGAGGTGTGGGATAAACGATTAACAGGTAGTGATTGTGTTGAAGGATATAGCAAACCACTCCTGTTCGTCTACAAATATCACTGCTTCATCTGCCGCCTTGCCATCCTGGCCGAATGTAGACATATTTACTTGTACCTGGCTGGCATATTGCTCTATTTAAAGTTATATTTATAGCAGGCATATAGCGGCTCCGTGAGCAGTTGCCATATACCCGCACACGCATCTAAAGCAATCGCTACCATATGAAACGAAAGTTTGTCACCTGCCTTTTGTGGTGCGCCGCCAGCCTGGCTGCGCTGGCGCAGACCGAAGGCAACAGAATAGAATTTACAGAGTACGACCTCCCGAACGGCCTGCACGTGATCCTGCACGAAGACCACTCCACCCCGAACGTGGCCGTGTCGGTGCTGTACCATGTGGGCTCCAAAAATGAAGTGGAAGGCCGCTCCGGCTTTGCGCACTTTTTCGAGCACCTCATGTTTGAGGGCACTGAGAACATCGGCCGCGGCGAGTACAGCTCACTGGTGCAGAAGGCGGGCGGCGCCCTGAACGCCAACACCTCCTTCGACCGCACCTATTACTACGAGTTGCTGCCGTCTAACCAACTGGCGCTGGGGCTGTGGCTGGAGGCGGAGCGCATGAAGCACGCCAAGATAGACGAGATTGGGGTGGAGACGCAGCGCAAGGTAGTGCAGGAAGAGAAGCGGGAGCGCATCGACAACCAGCCCTATGGCTCCATGGGCGAGAATGTGTTTTCCCTTGCCTTCCAGGAGCATCCCTACAAAACCATGCCCATCGGCTCCTTCGAGGATTTGAATGCGGCCAGCATCGGGGAGTTCCGCGACTTCTACAAGACCTTTTACGTGCCCAACAACGCGACGCTTTCCATTGCCGGAGACATTGACACAGAAGAAACAAAGAAGCTGATAGAAGAATACTTTGGCGACATCCCGAAAGGCACCAAAGAGATACCCCGCCCCGATGTGGTGGAGCCGGAGCAGACAGCGGAGCGCCGCAAAACGGTATATGACAACATCCAACTGCCCGCCGTGATCCAGGCCTACCATATCCCGGCGCAGGGTACGGAGGATTACTACGCCCTTTCCATGCTGACTACCCTGCTATCTGGCGGGGAGAGTGCGCGGCTGCCCAAGGCGCTGGTCGACAAGCAGCAGATAGCCGTGGCCGCCGCCTCCATTCCGTTCCCGACCGAGGACCCCGGCCTTTTCCTGACCTTCGCCATTGCCAACATGGGCGTGGAGGTGGACGACCTGGAACAGGCCATGAACGCGGAGATTGAGCGCGTGAAGACGGAGTCGCTCTCGGACCGCGAGTTTCAGAAGCTGCGCAACCAGGTGGAAAGCGACTTTGTGCAGCAGAACAGCACCGTGGCGGGTATAGCCGAGAGTCTGGCCAACTACTCCGTGTACTATGGCGACGCCAACCTGATCAACACAGAACTGCAACGCTATATGAAGGTGACGAAAGAGGATATCCAGCGCGTGGCGAAAGAGTACCTCACCAAAGACAACCGCGTGGTGCTGCATTACCTGCCACAATCCGAAAAGCCGCAGCAATAGGTTTTAGATTAGGATATGAGATACAAGGCGTTAAATGTAAGATGCTGTTATATAGGCCTTTGCGCTAATTCCTGCCTGCCTTAAATCTTGGGTCCTGTGTCTTGCCTCTTGTGTCCATTATAAAAAAGAACAACCATGATAAAGAAACTATATAGCACTGCACTCCTGGCGCTGGCGCTGGTATATATAACCCCGGCCCAGGCGCAACAGACCACGCCGCCGCCGCCGGGACCAGCCCCGCAAATTGAGCTGGGCGAGTACGAGCACTTCACCCTCAAAAACGGGCTGAAAGTATATGTGGTGGAGAACCACAAACTGCCGGTGGTGTCAATGTCGCTGGTGCTGGACCGCGACCCGATTCTGGAGGGCGACAAAGCCGGATACGTGCAGGCGGCCGGGCAGATGATGCGCACGGGCACCACCACCCGCACCAAAGACCAGTTTGACGAGCAGGTGGATTTTATCGGCGCTGACCTGGGCTTCTCTTCTACCGGCTTCAGCGCCTCGTCCCTGAAAAAGCACCTGCCCACGCTGGTGGACCTGACCACCGATGCGCTGCTGCATCCGAAGTTCACACAAGAGGAACTTGACAAGATAAAGAAGCAGATGAAAGCCAGCCTGGCGCAATCGAAAGACGACCCGGATGCCATCGCCAGCCGCACGCGCAACCTGGTGCTATATGGCAAAGACCACCCTTACGGCGAACTGATGACCGAGGAGACGGTGGACAACATCACGCTGCAGGACATCCAGAAGTATTATGACACCTATTTCAAGCCAAACATCGGCTACCTGGCAGTGGTGGGCGACGTGAAGCCGAAGGAGGTGAGGAAGCTCCTGAAGAAATCATTCCGGAAGTGGGAGAAAGGCGAGGTGCCGGAGAAAGAGTATGACCTGCCAGCGCAGCCGGAGCAAACGCAGGTAGTAATTGTGGACAGGCCAAGCGCGGTGCAAAGCTCGCTGGTCCTCACCAACTCCGCCGACCTGGAGCCGGGTGCGCCCGATGCCGTGGCCGCTTCGCTGATGAACAGCATCCTGGGCGGCGGCATGGACTCGCGCCTGTTCCAGAACCTGCGCGAAACCCACGGCTACACCTACGGCGCCTACTCCTCCATTAACAGCGATGAGATACTGGGCCGGTTCAATGCTGGTGCCAACGTGCGAAATGCCGTGACAGACAGTGCCGTGACGGAGTTTATAGATGAACTGAGCAGGATTCGCGACGAACGTGTGAGCGCCGAGGAACTGCGGGACGCCAAAGCCTATGTGATGGGCAGCTTCGGCCGCGGCCTGGAGAACCCCGCCACGGTAGCCGTGTATGCCATCAACACCGCCCGCTACGGCCTGCCCGAGGATTACTACGCCAACTACCTGAAGAAAGTGGAGGCCGTGACGGCAGAGGATGTGCAGCGCGTGGCGCAGAAGTACATCCACCCTGACAAGATGTACATCCTGGCCGTGGGCAGCGCCTCTGAGATAGCCGGCAAACTGAAGCCGTTCGACAAGGATACCATCACCTATTACAACGCCACCGGCGAGAAAGTAGCCCGTGTGGCCATGGGCGTGCCTGCCGGGGTTACTGCGGAACAGGTGATTGCCGATTACATCAAAGCCATTGGCGGGCAGGAGGCCATCGGAAATCTGAAGGATATCACCGTCACTAGCAAGGCCAGCGTGCAGGGCATGCCCCTCACGCTGGTGCAGCGGCAGAAGGGCAACGATAAATTCGTGACGCAGATTATGATGAACGACAATCCGGTGCAGCGCGTGGTCATTAACGGCGACAAAGGCAGAATGGAGGCGCCGATGCAGGGCGTGAACAAGGAACTGACGAAAGAGGAGTTAGTCACGCAAATGCTGGAAGTCAGCCAGTTTCCGGTGCTGCAGTACAAGAAACTGGGTGTCGAAACGAAACTGACGGGCATGGAGAAAGTAGACGGCAAAGAGGCCTACGCGGTAGAGGTAACGCTGCCAAACGGCCAGAAATCCACTCACTACTTTGACAAAGCCACCGGCCTGCGCCTGAAGCAGGTAAATAACTTAGAATCACCGCAGGGTATCATCACCCAAACTAAAACCTACAGCGACTACAAAGAGGTGAACGGGGTGAAGTTCCCTTACGTGGTAGAGACCGTGGTAGGCCCGCAGACAATAAGAGCCGAGGTGCAGCAAATCGAAGTGAACAAAAACCTGCCCGACGACACGTTTAAAATGTAGCTTTTTAAGACTTTAGACACAAGAAGTTAGACATTAAACTGGTGCCATATATAATCAAAGGAGAGGCTGCTCTATATAGTGTGGCCTTCCCTTTGATAAATAGGACCGCGTTATATACAGTTCATTCCAGCTATACCAGCAAGTTGTTCAACAAAACAAGCAACAACCATCACTCAGCAATCAAAACAGCTCCCCCTGCACCGGCTGCACAAATTTCTTCGGGGGCTTCAGGTCAAAGCCGCAGACTTTGTTGAGTTGCTCGATCAGGTATATAGCCAGGTCTGGTGCCAGCGTGTTGTCCGGCTCATGCACGAAAAAGTAGAGCTGGCGCAGGCCGTTGTCAAACCAAAGTTTCAGGCGCTCCACCCAAGCATCGATGCGGGCGTAATCAGTTGGGTGCAGGCCGTTGCCGACAAAGCGGATCATGGCCGAAGGCGTGGTGAGGCGCATGTGCAGCACATCGCGTCGTCCGGCCACATCCGTCAGCACGGTGCCCGCCCTGTGCTTCTCCAGCACCTCGAACAGCGCCAGGCTCGCCACATTGTCCGCAAACCAGTCGGGGTGGCGCAGCTCCACGGCGAGCGGGATGCTCTCCGGTATAAACCTCAGGAAGGCCTCCAGGTCGGGGAGTTGCCGGGGTGCGAAATACGGCGGCAGTTGCAGGAAAGCATCCCCCAACTTGTCTTCCAGCCCGGCAATGGCCGCGCAGAAGGCCGCGGTTATATCGCGTGTGCTGCGCAGGGCGGCCTCGTGGCTGATAAGCTGCGGAAACTTGGGGCAGAAGGTGAAGCCCTGCGGTACAGCCTGCCGCCAGCGGTCTATGGTGTCGGGGCCGGGGATGTGGTAGTGTGTGCTGTTGAGCTCGATGGTGTTAAACTGCCTGCCGTACCAGAGCAGGGCGTCTTTGTCGCGCATGCTGCCGGGGTACAGGCTGCCCACCCACGCTTTGTTCGCCCACACCGGCAGCCCCACATACACGCGCGGTTTTATATAGGAGCCAGCCTGCCGCAACAGGGGCAGCGTGTCGGGGTGGTCAGGGGGAAGCGTAAAATCAACGCGGCTGATGTCTTGGAGTTTCCCGAAGTCCATAGCTGAATTTTGTATTATATATACGTGAGCAGCAGCCAACAGGAGGGCCGGAAGCAGGTGCGTGCCTGGCAATTCTGCCATGTTAACCGGCAAAAGTAAAGCAGTAATCACCCAGAAATCATCTTTTCCGTAAATTTTTTAAAGTTTTTTTCGGCGCGGACCCAAAAGCTCTTCCCCGTCTTAAAGTATTGTTCTACCTACCGGATATACCCTTTTGTTTAAAATCTGACTTACAGCACAAGGCTTGCCAGGGGGCGTATCCCTCCACATCCTTGGCCGCATGTCGCCGTATAAGGCTCTATTTTGCAAATTTTGCCTAACTTTGCGGCTTCACCAACTTTTAACAGATATGATAAATAATAGAAAGTGCTTCATTTTATCAGCAATCATTTTTCTATTTATCGGCATCAGCCAGCCCATCTCTGCACAAAGCACAGACATACAAAAAGGGGAAGCCTCGTGGTACGGGAGCAAGTACCACGGCAGGCCAACCAGCAGCGGCGAACCCTACAACAAGAACGAAATGACCGCCGCCCATAAAACACTCCCTTTCGGCACCAAAGTGAAAGTAACCAACCTCGAAAACAACGAGTCGGTGATTGTCCGCATCAACGACCGGGGCCCGTTCGTGGGAGACCGCATCATCGACGTGTCGGAGGTGGCTGCCCGCAAGCTGGAGTTTCACGACGAGGGCATCGGGTATGTAAAAGTAGAGGTGCTGGAACTGCCCGGCGACTATGATGCGCAGCGTGCCGGTGTCTTTACCATCCAGGCGGGCACCTATGCCAGCATGCAGCACGCGGAGCACCTGAGCCAGAAACTGAAGGCCTTCGACAAGCACCTGGAGGTAGAGTTGAAAGACGAAATCGTCCAGGGCAAAAAAGTGCATCGCATCAGGGCGGGCCGTTTCGAAAACCGCCAGCAGGCCGAGGCATTCAACGATTTGCTGAAAGAGGAAGGGCTGTCCGGCCTTGTGAAAGAGGCGTAAAAACTACAAAGCATTCCTTTACCGAAAGCGGCGGGCGCAGGGCAACACATCCTGCGCCCGCCGCTTTTTTGTGTTTATACGCCTGCTGTTCAGAAGAACGGCCCTGGTGGCAGGCACTGATTTTTCTCGGCCACAGCCGCACCGATATATAGCACGAAGCCGTTATAGAGAATTCGCCAACAGAGCGTCGGCAAAGAACCGCTGCGATACGTAAAACAAAAAAACGTGCCTGCCCCTGCGGAGGCACCGCGCCACAGGGGCAGGCGGAAGAGGGGCGTGTTGACTTGGTGCGGGAAACTACATAAATTTTGAGACTATGCAGGAGGAAGTGGATATAGTCAGGATTTCGGATGAGCAGATAAAGATACTGCGGAACGTGCTGGGCGAAAGGATATACTTTCTGTACTCCGACAAGCTGCAGGTGGAGCACCTGGAGAAAGGGTACGTGTTCTGGGCAAACGGCTTCGCCATCGCACTGTCGACCATCAACCAGCCGCCCGGCAAGTTCAGGACCTACATCAACATCAGCGCCGACTACAGAACCTGCCCGAAGGACGCCAGCACCTACTACGAGTTTGATGTGAACGTGAGCGGCGCCCCGCTGTGGCAGGAGGGCGCCCTGCAGTTCGGGAAGCTCTCCAGCCTGAAGGTCTTCTCGGACCCCATCCTGATGATAGAAATTTACCAGAACTGCAACAAGGCGGGCGAGAAGGGGCGGCTGCACGACTGCGCCATGGTCCTCTATTCACAGCGCAGGAAATACCTGCTGCAGGCACGGCAGGAACTGGTGGGGGGAATCAACATCATGCTGGATGAGGCTTTCATTGAGTCCCAGATAAGGCCCCTGAAGCTGCGCTACACCCTCGTCTGAGAGGAAGCTTTTTTCTGAGACGCTTCAAGGTTATATATACAGGCATATAGGATAGGCTCGCCCGGTGTCAGATGCTGATGGAGCGGCAGGCATATGACAGGCCTTGCGGCAGGCCATATTTCCCGGAGGCAGGCAAATGCCACTGCACGCTCCCTCAAACCAGACATCGCTCCGGCCCTTGCGTCGTCTCCCCGACAGGCAGAAGTGCCACAGGTCTCCGCTTATATTTTGAGGATATTAGCTATCTTGGTCTTCTGAAGACAGCAGACCATGAAGAAAAGTAGAATTGCCTTGCTCGGTGCCCTATGCTTCGTTTCCGGGGCTTTCGTGACCAGGTTGGCAGATGATAAAATAACAGTGGCGGTGCTGCAGGACGCGCAGAAACTGATGGGCCTGCACTTCTCGGATGCGCAGCTGGATTCCACGCTGTCGGAGATGGCGGATTTCAGGGAGAGCTACGAGGAAATCCGGAAGGTGCCGCTGCCGAACGAGGTGGCGCCCGCGCTCGTGTTTAACCCCATTCCGGCAGGGTATCAGTTTGAACAGCAGAAAACACCGTTTGAGGTGGCCCGTCCGGCAAAGGTAAGGCTGCCGAAGAACCGTGAGGAGCTGGCGTTTTACTCCGTTCCGCAACTGGCGGAGCTGGTGCGGACGCAGCAGATTACCTCTGAGGAGCTGACGAAATTCTTTCTCGCCCGCCTGAAAAAGTACGGACCCACCCTGGAGTGCGTCACCACGCTGACGGAGGAACTGGCGCTGCAGCAGGCCCGGCAGGCTGACCAGGAGATAAAGGCCGGTAAGTACAAAGGCATGCTGCACGGCATCCCGTTCGGGGTGAAAGACCTGCTCTCCACCCGAAGATACAAGACCACCTGGGGTGCCATGCCCTACAAAGACCAGGTGATAGACGAGGATGCGACGGTGGTGCAGCGCCTGCAGGAGGCGGGCGGCGTGCTGGTGGCGAAAACAACCCTGGGGGCGCTGGCGATGGGCGATGTGTGGTACGGCGGCAAAACCCGCTCGCCCTGGGATATAAGCCAGGGCTCCAGCGGCTCGTCGGCCGGTTCGGCAGCGGCGGTGGCGGCTGGCTTGCTGCCTTACGCCATCGGTACCGAAACGCTGGGCTCCATTGTCTCCCCGTCCACGGCTTGCGGCACCACAGGCCTGCGGCCGACGTTTGGGCGCGTGAGCCGCCACGGCGCGATGGCCCTGAGCTGGTCGATGGACAAAATCGGCCCGATTGCCCGCTCCGCCGAGGATTGCGCCATCGTGTTCAACGCCATATATGGACCGGACGGAAAGGACCAATCGGTATATGACGCCCCTTTCAACTACAACCCGAACATCGATGCGAAGAAGCTGCGCGTGGGCTATCTCAAAAATGATTTCGCGGGGAAATACGGCTTCAAGCAAAACGACGAGGCCACCCTGGCGGCACTGCGCAAAGCTGGCGTGGAACTGGTGCCCCTCGAGTTGCCCGACCTGCCTGCCGGTGCCCTGGCGCTGACCATATCGGTGGAGGGGGCCGCCGCTTTCGACGAACTGACGCGCAGCGGCCGCGACAGCCTGCTGGTGGCGCAGCACAGGAACGCCTGGCCCAATTATTTCCGGGCGGCCCGTTTTGTGCCTGCCGTGGAGTACCTGCAGGCGCAGCGCGTGCGCAATTTGTTGGTGCAGCAGATGCAGGAAAAGCTGCGGGACGTGGATGTCTATATAAGCCCGTCGTTTGCCAGCAGCAATCTGGTGGTCACGAACCTGACAGGGCATCCGTGCGTGGTGGTGCCGAACGGTTTTCAGGAGAACGGCATGCCCACCACCATCACGTTTATCGGCAAGCTTTTCGGGGAGGCGGAGCTGCTCACCTTCGCCAGGTTCTACCAGGACCTGACGAACCACGAGGAGAAGCACCCGAGCCTGAACTTCGGGAAGAAAAAGAAATCCTGATGCAGCAAAGCCGCCTGATATATAGGATGCGGGCGGCGGCTCCGCTATAGGGCTTCGGCAGCTTACTTATACCTACTACATAACAATCACCCTATATATAAACAGATGCTATTAAATAAGAGAGCCGTGGCCCTGCTGGCTTATCTGATGCTGGGCGCTGGCTCGCTGCTGGCGCAGGAGAAGAAGACGGAGCTGAGCGTGGAGAAGATCATGCGCGACCCCAGGTGGATGGGCACCTCCCCGGGCAACATCTTCTGGTCAGAGGACGGCAGGAAGATCTACTTCAGCTGGAACCCGGACGGCAACAAAGGCGACTCGCTCTACAGCGCGTCAGCCGACGGCAGGAACATCCGCAAGGTGAGCCCGCAGGAGCGCCGCAGCCTGCCCTCGCCTAACGGAGCCTACAATCGCGCCGAGACAAAGAAGGTGTATGAGCAGCATGGCGACATCTACCTGTATGATATAAAAGCGGGCAAGCCGCAGCAGATCACCAACACCGTGGAGCGGGAGAGCAGCCCCTCGTTCAGCCACAGCGAGCAGAAGGTGGTCTATATAAAAGACGGCAACCTATATGCCTGGCATATGGCCAGCGGGCAGACGGTGCAGCTGACGGATTTCAGGAAGGGCAAAAAGGCGGCTGAGGAAGGCAAAAACGCGCAGCGCGAG
This window of the Pontibacter russatus genome carries:
- a CDS encoding DUF72 domain-containing protein — encoded protein: MDFGKLQDISRVDFTLPPDHPDTLPLLRQAGSYIKPRVYVGLPVWANKAWVGSLYPGSMRDKDALLWYGRQFNTIELNSTHYHIPGPDTIDRWRQAVPQGFTFCPKFPQLISHEAALRSTRDITAAFCAAIAGLEDKLGDAFLQLPPYFAPRQLPDLEAFLRFIPESIPLAVELRHPDWFADNVASLALFEVLEKHRAGTVLTDVAGRRDVLHMRLTTPSAMIRFVGNGLHPTDYARIDAWVERLKLWFDNGLRQLYFFVHEPDNTLAPDLAIYLIEQLNKVCGFDLKPPKKFVQPVQGELF
- a CDS encoding amidase, translated to MKKSRIALLGALCFVSGAFVTRLADDKITVAVLQDAQKLMGLHFSDAQLDSTLSEMADFRESYEEIRKVPLPNEVAPALVFNPIPAGYQFEQQKTPFEVARPAKVRLPKNREELAFYSVPQLAELVRTQQITSEELTKFFLARLKKYGPTLECVTTLTEELALQQARQADQEIKAGKYKGMLHGIPFGVKDLLSTRRYKTTWGAMPYKDQVIDEDATVVQRLQEAGGVLVAKTTLGALAMGDVWYGGKTRSPWDISQGSSGSSAGSAAAVAAGLLPYAIGTETLGSIVSPSTACGTTGLRPTFGRVSRHGAMALSWSMDKIGPIARSAEDCAIVFNAIYGPDGKDQSVYDAPFNYNPNIDAKKLRVGYLKNDFAGKYGFKQNDEATLAALRKAGVELVPLELPDLPAGALALTISVEGAAAFDELTRSGRDSLLVAQHRNAWPNYFRAARFVPAVEYLQAQRVRNLLVQQMQEKLRDVDVYISPSFASSNLVVTNLTGHPCVVVPNGFQENGMPTTITFIGKLFGEAELLTFARFYQDLTNHEEKHPSLNFGKKKKS
- a CDS encoding M16 family metallopeptidase, with the translated sequence MIKKLYSTALLALALVYITPAQAQQTTPPPPGPAPQIELGEYEHFTLKNGLKVYVVENHKLPVVSMSLVLDRDPILEGDKAGYVQAAGQMMRTGTTTRTKDQFDEQVDFIGADLGFSSTGFSASSLKKHLPTLVDLTTDALLHPKFTQEELDKIKKQMKASLAQSKDDPDAIASRTRNLVLYGKDHPYGELMTEETVDNITLQDIQKYYDTYFKPNIGYLAVVGDVKPKEVRKLLKKSFRKWEKGEVPEKEYDLPAQPEQTQVVIVDRPSAVQSSLVLTNSADLEPGAPDAVAASLMNSILGGGMDSRLFQNLRETHGYTYGAYSSINSDEILGRFNAGANVRNAVTDSAVTEFIDELSRIRDERVSAEELRDAKAYVMGSFGRGLENPATVAVYAINTARYGLPEDYYANYLKKVEAVTAEDVQRVAQKYIHPDKMYILAVGSASEIAGKLKPFDKDTITYYNATGEKVARVAMGVPAGVTAEQVIADYIKAIGGQEAIGNLKDITVTSKASVQGMPLTLVQRQKGNDKFVTQIMMNDNPVQRVVINGDKGRMEAPMQGVNKELTKEELVTQMLEVSQFPVLQYKKLGVETKLTGMEKVDGKEAYAVEVTLPNGQKSTHYFDKATGLRLKQVNNLESPQGIITQTKTYSDYKEVNGVKFPYVVETVVGPQTIRAEVQQIEVNKNLPDDTFKM
- a CDS encoding M16 family metallopeptidase; protein product: MKRKFVTCLLWCAASLAALAQTEGNRIEFTEYDLPNGLHVILHEDHSTPNVAVSVLYHVGSKNEVEGRSGFAHFFEHLMFEGTENIGRGEYSSLVQKAGGALNANTSFDRTYYYELLPSNQLALGLWLEAERMKHAKIDEIGVETQRKVVQEEKRERIDNQPYGSMGENVFSLAFQEHPYKTMPIGSFEDLNAASIGEFRDFYKTFYVPNNATLSIAGDIDTEETKKLIEEYFGDIPKGTKEIPRPDVVEPEQTAERRKTVYDNIQLPAVIQAYHIPAQGTEDYYALSMLTTLLSGGESARLPKALVDKQQIAVAAASIPFPTEDPGLFLTFAIANMGVEVDDLEQAMNAEIERVKTESLSDREFQKLRNQVESDFVQQNSTVAGIAESLANYSVYYGDANLINTELQRYMKVTKEDIQRVAKEYLTKDNRVVLHYLPQSEKPQQ
- a CDS encoding septal ring lytic transglycosylase RlpA family protein; amino-acid sequence: MINNRKCFILSAIIFLFIGISQPISAQSTDIQKGEASWYGSKYHGRPTSSGEPYNKNEMTAAHKTLPFGTKVKVTNLENNESVIVRINDRGPFVGDRIIDVSEVAARKLEFHDEGIGYVKVEVLELPGDYDAQRAGVFTIQAGTYASMQHAEHLSQKLKAFDKHLEVELKDEIVQGKKVHRIRAGRFENRQQAEAFNDLLKEEGLSGLVKEA